The Ranitomeya imitator isolate aRanImi1 chromosome 3, aRanImi1.pri, whole genome shotgun sequence genome has a window encoding:
- the LOC138670303 gene encoding uncharacterized protein isoform X1, producing MFSQEAEAAEGLSEGEGMGGETQRAGAQSSAAHSGQRHEGPHSISVVIAAVSSQHAPDSDGEGSGLYVDRLIEEVREREPLWNMADRSHADQFVTHLLWEQICDNIVANWEDLDPRQQTRERERVMKRCRSLRDRFKREFNKEMQAPSGSRGRRRPQYKYSRALSFLRETMLRRSTFCSTREPASTLDPSGAIPQKSTLWATSVDPTPLTPRLALPSLPVPLPHPHQHPPVLEHHCRLCYMKLLVMS from the exons atgttttcacaggaagctgaagcagcagAGGGCCTCTCAGAAGGAGAAGGGATGGGTGGAGAAACGCAAAGAGcgggcgcacagagt tcTGCTGCACATTCTGGCCAACGCCATGAAGGTCCTCACAGCATCAGCGTCGTAATCGCCGCAGTG TCTTCACAGCATGCTCCCGACTCAGATGGTGAGGGCAGCGGACTCTATGTGGACCGCCTCATCGAGGAggtccgcgagcgggagccgctgtggaacatggctgaccgcagccaTGCAGATCAGTTTGTTACCCATCTGCTCTGGGAGCAAATATGCGATAACATTGTGGCCAACTGGGAGGACCTTGATCCAAGGCAGCAGACTCGAGAAC gtgaaagggttatgaagcggtgtcggtcactcagggatcgcttcaagagggagtttaacaaggagatgcaggccccgagtggctcaagaGGACGACGCAGGCCACAATATAAATACAGCCGTGCCCTGTCCTTCCTCCGGGAAACGATGTTGagaagaag caccttctgtagcactcgggagcctgcttctaccttggacccctctggagcAATCCCACAGAAGTCCACACTGTGGGCGACGTCAgtagaccccacccctctgacccctcgtctggctcttccctcacttccggtacctctgccccatccacatCAACATCCGCCAGTGCTGGAGCATCATTGCAGACTttgttacatgaagctgctggtgatgagttag
- the LOC138670303 gene encoding uncharacterized protein isoform X2: MFSQEAEAAEGLSEGEGMGGETQRAGAQSSSQHAPDSDGEGSGLYVDRLIEEVREREPLWNMADRSHADQFVTHLLWEQICDNIVANWEDLDPRQQTRERERVMKRCRSLRDRFKREFNKEMQAPSGSRGRRRPQYKYSRALSFLRETMLRRSTFCSTREPASTLDPSGAIPQKSTLWATSVDPTPLTPRLALPSLPVPLPHPHQHPPVLEHHCRLCYMKLLVMS, from the exons atgttttcacaggaagctgaagcagcagAGGGCCTCTCAGAAGGAGAAGGGATGGGTGGAGAAACGCAAAGAGcgggcgcacagagt TCTTCACAGCATGCTCCCGACTCAGATGGTGAGGGCAGCGGACTCTATGTGGACCGCCTCATCGAGGAggtccgcgagcgggagccgctgtggaacatggctgaccgcagccaTGCAGATCAGTTTGTTACCCATCTGCTCTGGGAGCAAATATGCGATAACATTGTGGCCAACTGGGAGGACCTTGATCCAAGGCAGCAGACTCGAGAAC gtgaaagggttatgaagcggtgtcggtcactcagggatcgcttcaagagggagtttaacaaggagatgcaggccccgagtggctcaagaGGACGACGCAGGCCACAATATAAATACAGCCGTGCCCTGTCCTTCCTCCGGGAAACGATGTTGagaagaag caccttctgtagcactcgggagcctgcttctaccttggacccctctggagcAATCCCACAGAAGTCCACACTGTGGGCGACGTCAgtagaccccacccctctgacccctcgtctggctcttccctcacttccggtacctctgccccatccacatCAACATCCGCCAGTGCTGGAGCATCATTGCAGACTttgttacatgaagctgctggtgatgagttag